From one Melioribacteraceae bacterium genomic stretch:
- a CDS encoding efflux RND transporter permease subunit, translated as MSLSSVSIRRPVLASVMSIAIVLFGIIGYSYLGIREYPSVDPPIITVSTSYTGANADVIESQITEPLEESINGIAGIRTLTSVSRDGRSTIRVEFLIDVDLEDAANDVRDRVSRAQRNLPPDADPPIVTKADADAIPIVFLNIKSDQRDLLELSDIAQRTFKERVQTIDGVSEVWIWGEKRYSMRLWMDPLKLASFQITAVDVRNALSRENIELPSGRIEGQSTELTIRTLGRLSTVEEFNNLIIKESNGKLVRFSDIGRAELYPENDRSILKRDGVPMVGIVLVPQPGANQIKIVDEFYERVEQIKKDLPEDIGIGVGFDVTDYIRASISEVQQTVFLAFALVILIIFLFLRDWRTTLIPIIVIPISLIGSFFIMYLADYSINVLTLLGLVLAIGIVVDDAIVVLENIYKKIETGMEPVHAATLGIKEIFFAVVSTTLALASVFLPIMFLEGLTGRLFREFGVVIAGSVIISSFVALTFTPMLSSKLLKKRESHNKFYNATEPFFRSLENNYRLLLNSFMAKRWLAFLIVFISAILIFLFGSTLQSELAPMEDRGAMRVSMTAPEGTTYEFMEGYMNEFVDSVMKNIPERDVVISITSPGFGASSSVNSGFIRLRLVDADKRERTQGEVASAIAKIAEELNDARTFVIQDQSIGTARGGLPVQYVLQAPNLDRLKEVIPVFLDQARQNPTFTAVDVNLKFNKPELVVSINRSKAREMGVTVADIAQTLQLAFSEQRYGFFIRDGKQYYVIGQVEREDQNQPIDLRKLYLRNNTNQLIQLDQVVELEEGSAPPQLFRFNRYVSATISASLADGRTIGDGINAMDEIAANVLDETFSTSLEGPSKDFMESASSLMFVFILALVFIYLVLSAQFESFRDPFIIMFTVPLAIAGALLSLWYFDQTINIFSQIGQIMLIGLVTKNGILIVEFANQKRAEGLGIVEAVKEAAVLRFRPILMTSLSTILGTLPIALALGSGAESRMPMGIAVIGGLIFATVLTLFVIPAVYSLFSSRGERQVNLD; from the coding sequence ATGAGTCTTTCTTCAGTCAGCATACGTCGACCTGTTTTAGCCTCTGTGATGTCAATCGCCATTGTGCTATTTGGTATTATTGGCTATTCCTATTTAGGAATCAGAGAATATCCTAGTGTCGATCCTCCAATTATAACGGTTTCGACTTCATACACCGGTGCAAATGCCGATGTAATAGAATCGCAAATTACAGAACCACTTGAAGAATCCATTAACGGTATTGCCGGTATTAGAACTTTAACTTCTGTAAGTAGAGATGGAAGAAGTACGATCAGAGTCGAGTTTTTAATTGATGTTGATCTTGAAGATGCTGCTAATGACGTACGTGACAGAGTCTCACGAGCGCAAAGAAATTTACCACCCGATGCTGATCCTCCTATTGTTACTAAGGCTGATGCCGATGCTATACCGATTGTTTTCTTGAACATTAAAAGTGATCAAAGGGATTTGCTGGAACTTTCGGATATAGCCCAGAGAACATTTAAAGAACGGGTACAAACGATAGACGGTGTAAGTGAAGTTTGGATTTGGGGTGAAAAGCGTTACTCAATGCGATTATGGATGGACCCATTAAAATTAGCCTCTTTCCAAATTACTGCGGTTGATGTTAGAAATGCATTGAGTCGTGAGAACATCGAACTTCCAAGTGGAAGAATTGAAGGTCAATCTACAGAGTTAACTATCAGAACTCTCGGAAGATTGAGTACTGTCGAAGAGTTCAACAATCTTATAATAAAAGAAAGTAATGGGAAATTAGTAAGGTTCAGTGATATTGGCAGAGCAGAACTTTATCCTGAAAATGATAGATCAATCTTAAAACGCGATGGCGTTCCGATGGTTGGTATTGTGCTTGTTCCGCAACCGGGAGCAAATCAAATCAAAATTGTTGATGAGTTTTATGAAAGAGTTGAACAAATTAAGAAAGACCTGCCGGAAGATATTGGTATTGGTGTTGGATTTGATGTCACAGATTATATTCGTGCATCAATTAGCGAAGTTCAACAAACAGTATTTCTTGCATTCGCACTTGTTATTTTAATAATCTTTTTATTCTTACGTGACTGGCGAACTACATTAATCCCGATTATTGTCATACCTATTTCTCTAATCGGTTCATTTTTCATAATGTATTTAGCTGATTATTCAATAAACGTATTAACATTACTTGGACTCGTACTTGCAATCGGTATTGTTGTTGACGATGCGATTGTTGTGCTTGAAAATATTTACAAAAAAATTGAAACCGGTATGGAACCGGTTCATGCTGCAACGCTCGGTATAAAAGAAATATTTTTTGCGGTAGTTTCAACTACTCTTGCATTAGCTTCGGTCTTTCTTCCGATCATGTTTCTTGAAGGACTTACGGGAAGACTCTTCCGAGAGTTTGGAGTTGTAATCGCCGGTTCTGTAATAATATCTTCTTTTGTTGCCTTAACTTTCACACCCATGTTGAGTTCAAAACTTCTTAAGAAAAGAGAAAGTCACAATAAATTTTATAATGCAACTGAACCGTTTTTTAGATCACTCGAAAATAATTATAGGTTATTACTCAATTCTTTCATGGCGAAAAGATGGTTGGCATTTTTAATAGTATTTATTTCGGCAATCCTGATTTTCTTATTTGGTAGTACTCTCCAATCAGAGTTGGCACCTATGGAAGATCGGGGAGCAATGAGAGTATCAATGACCGCTCCTGAAGGGACAACTTACGAATTCATGGAAGGTTATATGAATGAATTTGTTGACTCTGTCATGAAGAATATTCCGGAACGTGATGTAGTAATCTCTATAACTTCACCGGGATTCGGAGCTTCGTCTTCAGTTAATAGTGGATTTATAAGACTAAGATTAGTTGATGCGGATAAACGCGAGAGAACACAAGGTGAAGTTGCTTCTGCAATTGCTAAAATTGCGGAAGAATTAAATGATGCTAGAACCTTCGTAATTCAAGATCAATCAATAGGAACTGCTCGTGGTGGTTTGCCGGTCCAATATGTTTTACAAGCTCCAAATCTAGATCGACTGAAGGAAGTTATCCCGGTATTTTTAGATCAGGCCAGACAAAATCCAACTTTTACTGCGGTTGATGTAAATCTAAAATTTAATAAGCCGGAGCTTGTTGTCAGCATTAACCGTTCCAAAGCGCGTGAAATGGGAGTTACTGTTGCAGATATTGCTCAAACTCTTCAATTAGCTTTTAGTGAGCAGCGTTATGGATTTTTTATTAGAGATGGAAAACAATATTACGTAATCGGACAAGTTGAAAGAGAAGATCAAAATCAACCGATTGATTTGAGAAAATTATATTTACGAAATAACACGAATCAACTTATACAACTTGACCAAGTTGTAGAACTTGAAGAGGGAAGTGCACCACCGCAGTTATTTAGATTTAATAGATATGTTTCTGCAACTATTTCTGCAAGTTTAGCCGATGGAAGAACAATTGGCGACGGAATTAACGCAATGGATGAAATTGCTGCTAACGTTTTAGATGAAACATTCTCGACTTCGTTGGAAGGTCCATCCAAAGATTTTATGGAAAGTGCATCAAGCCTGATGTTTGTTTTTATTCTTGCATTAGTTTTTATATACCTCGTTTTATCTGCACAATTCGAGAGCTTCCGTGATCCGTTCATAATAATGTTTACGGTTCCGCTTGCAATTGCCGGTGCATTGTTATCACTTTGGTATTTTGATCAGACAATCAACATATTTAGTCAGATAGGACAGATTATGTTAATCGGTCTCGTAACAAAGAACGGTATCCTTATTGTCGAGTTTGCGAATCAAAAAAGAGCAGAAGGATTAGGAATTGTTGAAGCGGTTAAAGAAGCCGCTGTGTTGAGATTTCGTCCGATATTAATGACAAGTTTATCAACTATCTTAGGAACACTTCCAATCGCATTAGCTTTAGGTTCCGGTGCGGAAAGTAGAATGCCGATGGGAATCGCGGTGATCGGCGGACTCATTTTTGCAACTGTGTTAACTTTATTTGTTATACCCGCAGTTTATTCACTTTTTTCAAGTAGAGGTGAACGTCAAGTTAACCTTGATTAG
- a CDS encoding efflux RND transporter periplasmic adaptor subunit, which yields MKKKYLYWGLIVVFLLLLALPKISWQSEDAQASTSSQSQAINAEALIISKSELSENLILNATLMGDEEIELRAEVPGKVIQINFSEGTRVKKDDLLVKINDADLQAQLVRAKSQLKLAEEKEYRSKQLIEQNLISQEEYDILLNDLNSRKAEIELLKAQIDKTEIKAPFDGVVGLRSISEGSYITSAVNIAILTKTNPIKVDFALPIKHADKVRVGTKINLIVPNSSKKFNAQVYAIDPKVDVSTRTIKIRAKADNENGTLIPGSYAEVEIQVDKDKEGVLVPTQSIVPDISGELVYLYKRGKAVPTNVKIGLRTNTDVQIIDGLNEGDTVITSAIIQMRPGADVSIKNFR from the coding sequence ATGAAAAAGAAATATTTGTATTGGGGTTTGATTGTTGTTTTTTTATTGCTTTTAGCACTGCCAAAAATATCATGGCAAAGCGAAGATGCTCAAGCATCGACAAGTAGTCAGTCTCAAGCGATAAATGCGGAAGCGTTAATCATATCAAAAAGTGAACTTTCCGAAAATCTAATCTTAAACGCTACACTAATGGGTGATGAGGAAATTGAACTTCGTGCGGAAGTCCCCGGCAAAGTTATTCAAATAAATTTTAGTGAAGGTACAAGAGTTAAGAAAGATGATTTACTTGTGAAGATAAATGACGCTGATCTTCAAGCACAATTAGTCCGTGCAAAATCACAATTGAAATTAGCTGAAGAAAAGGAATACAGATCCAAACAGTTGATCGAACAGAATTTAATAAGCCAAGAAGAATATGATATTTTACTGAATGATTTGAATTCACGCAAAGCAGAAATCGAATTACTGAAAGCGCAAATTGATAAAACAGAAATCAAAGCTCCGTTTGATGGTGTTGTCGGGTTGCGTTCAATTAGCGAAGGCAGCTACATCACCTCGGCTGTTAACATTGCGATTTTAACAAAAACAAATCCAATAAAAGTTGATTTCGCTTTACCGATAAAACATGCTGATAAAGTTAGAGTCGGTACAAAAATTAACTTGATCGTACCAAACTCAAGTAAGAAATTTAATGCACAAGTTTATGCTATTGACCCCAAAGTTGATGTATCAACCAGAACAATTAAAATCAGAGCTAAAGCTGATAACGAAAATGGAACATTAATCCCCGGCTCTTATGCAGAAGTTGAGATACAAGTCGATAAAGATAAAGAAGGAGTTCTTGTTCCAACACAATCAATTGTCCCTGATATTTCCGGTGAATTGGTTTACTTATATAAAAGAGGAAAAGCTGTCCCAACAAATGTTAAAATTGGCCTTCGAACAAACACTGACGTCCAAATAATTGATGGACTAAATGAAGGGGACACTGTGATCACTTCTGCAATCATTCAAATGCGTCCCGGTGCCGACGTATCAATAAAAAATTTCAGATAA
- a CDS encoding AbrB/MazE/SpoVT family DNA-binding domain-containing protein, with protein MTTVKISPKYQVVIPKEIREKLNLRPGQKLQIIQLGDRIEFILLKNIKDARGFLKGIDTNIVREEDRL; from the coding sequence ATGACAACGGTAAAAATTTCACCCAAATATCAGGTGGTTATTCCAAAAGAAATTAGAGAAAAATTAAATCTTCGTCCCGGTCAAAAACTTCAAATTATCCAGCTAGGTGATCGGATTGAATTCATACTTCTTAAGAATATCAAAGATGCCCGCGGCTTCCTTAAAGGTATTGACACTAATATTGTGAGGGAGGAAGATAGATTATGA
- a CDS encoding type II toxin-antitoxin system VapC family toxin: MNLVDSSGWLEYLADSKNAKNFASAIENTDELIVSTINIYEIYKKVLLEKDENYALQVIALMQQAKVIEVSSSIAIAAAKFSFEQKIPMADSIIYITAKVNDAIVWTQDIDFKGLDGVKYFKKS; encoded by the coding sequence ATGAATTTAGTTGATTCATCCGGGTGGCTTGAATACTTAGCTGATAGCAAAAATGCTAAAAATTTTGCATCTGCTATTGAGAATACAGATGAGTTAATTGTATCGACAATTAACATCTATGAGATATACAAAAAAGTATTACTTGAAAAAGATGAAAACTATGCTTTGCAAGTGATTGCTTTAATGCAACAAGCAAAAGTTATTGAAGTGAGTTCATCAATTGCAATTGCAGCAGCAAAATTTAGTTTTGAACAAAAAATTCCTATGGCAGATAGTATTATTTACATTACGGCAAAAGTAAATGATGCAATAGTCTGGACTCAAGATATTGATTTTAAGGGTTTAGACGGAGTAAAATATTTTAAGAAAAGTTAA
- a CDS encoding C1 family peptidase: MFKKLLVTVLFVSFVLVINAQDKGVYVESSGKYWKQIEESIKKYEAKDKSKKVFQVDLEGMNIPTSTDQFNTYWHQAPISQGNTGTCWSFSTTSYFESEVYRIHKKEVKLSELYTVYWEYVEKAKEFVRTRGESLFAEGSEANAVNRIWKQYGIVPGDLFTGLKEGQEFHNHSHLYKEMNSYLETVKANNAWNENVVLETIKSILDYHLGTPPEKFLLDGKEYTPQTFLSDYLKLNLDDYYDILSYLQQPFWEQVEYEVPDNWWHSKEYWNIPLDDYMKLFKSAIRNGYSICIGGDVSEPGKVASKDVFLVPDFDIPSEYINDYARQFRFDNETTTDDHGVHVVGWMELNGEGWYLIKDSGSSARDGNNKGYYFFSEDYIKLKIMDFMVHKDALGELAEKLK; this comes from the coding sequence ATGTTTAAAAAATTATTAGTAACCGTTCTGTTTGTATCATTTGTTCTAGTGATCAATGCTCAGGATAAAGGTGTTTATGTTGAATCAAGCGGCAAATATTGGAAACAAATTGAAGAATCTATCAAAAAGTATGAAGCAAAAGATAAGAGTAAAAAAGTTTTTCAAGTTGATCTTGAAGGAATGAATATCCCGACTTCGACAGATCAGTTTAATACTTACTGGCATCAAGCGCCGATATCACAAGGAAACACGGGTACATGCTGGTCATTTTCTACAACTTCATATTTTGAATCGGAAGTTTATAGAATCCACAAAAAAGAAGTAAAACTCTCGGAGCTTTACACTGTCTATTGGGAGTATGTTGAAAAAGCAAAAGAATTTGTCAGGACAAGAGGCGAATCTCTTTTTGCCGAAGGATCGGAAGCTAATGCTGTTAATAGAATTTGGAAACAGTACGGTATTGTTCCCGGCGATTTATTTACCGGATTAAAAGAAGGTCAGGAATTTCATAATCATTCTCACCTTTACAAAGAAATGAATTCATATTTAGAAACAGTAAAAGCAAATAATGCTTGGAATGAAAACGTAGTATTAGAAACCATTAAATCAATATTGGATTATCATCTCGGTACACCACCGGAAAAATTTCTTCTCGATGGGAAAGAGTATACACCACAAACTTTTTTAAGCGATTATCTAAAACTAAACTTGGATGACTACTACGATATACTTTCATATCTACAACAGCCTTTTTGGGAGCAAGTTGAATATGAAGTCCCGGATAACTGGTGGCACAGCAAAGAATATTGGAATATACCTCTCGATGATTATATGAAATTATTTAAGAGCGCAATCCGAAATGGATATTCAATTTGTATCGGCGGTGATGTATCCGAACCGGGGAAAGTTGCGTCGAAAGATGTTTTCCTAGTCCCCGATTTCGATATTCCATCTGAATACATTAATGATTATGCTCGTCAGTTTAGATTTGATAACGAAACTACAACAGACGATCACGGTGTGCATGTTGTCGGCTGGATGGAATTGAATGGCGAAGGTTGGTACTTGATCAAAGATTCAGGTTCTTCTGCGCGCGATGGTAATAACAAAGGATATTATTTCTTCAGTGAAGATTATATCAAACTAAAGATCATGGATTTTATGGTTCATAAAGATGCGCTTGGTGAACTTGCTGAAAAGCTTAAATAA
- a CDS encoding EamA family transporter, which translates to MSRFAPVFIIVAASLWGIDGIVLRPTLYSLPVGLVVFIESSIVAILLSPIFLKQYGKLKSLTLADWGSFVGVALFGGAIGTMAITKALFYVDFVNLSIVILIQKLQPVFALILAGLILKERLPRIFFLWAAIAISGTYLMTFGFKMPIQVNEGNTAMAAMYSIIAALSFASSTVFSKRALRNVGFELGTYLRFAISSIIMLIIVLPLGQLPQIAEVTTDQFLIFLLIAFTTGGAAIFLYYYGLKIVTASVATICEMAFPLTAVILEYLLRDNILDPVQWIGVAILLYSIFKVTRMSQERIKGSSIKK; encoded by the coding sequence ATGAGCAGGTTTGCTCCGGTATTTATTATTGTTGCTGCAAGTCTTTGGGGTATTGATGGTATTGTATTAAGACCGACGTTGTATTCATTACCGGTCGGACTTGTTGTTTTTATCGAGAGTTCTATTGTAGCAATTCTACTTTCCCCCATTTTTCTAAAGCAGTACGGGAAATTAAAATCACTAACCTTGGCCGATTGGGGTTCATTCGTGGGTGTTGCACTTTTCGGCGGTGCAATAGGAACGATGGCAATTACCAAAGCTTTGTTCTATGTAGATTTTGTGAACCTATCTATAGTTATACTTATACAAAAACTTCAACCGGTTTTTGCTCTGATATTAGCCGGACTAATTTTAAAAGAAAGGCTACCTCGAATATTTTTTCTGTGGGCTGCAATCGCTATAAGCGGTACATATTTGATGACTTTTGGTTTTAAGATGCCAATTCAAGTCAACGAAGGTAATACCGCAATGGCTGCGATGTATTCTATAATTGCAGCTTTAAGCTTCGCTTCTTCTACAGTATTTAGTAAACGTGCTTTAAGAAATGTTGGATTTGAACTAGGTACCTATCTCAGATTTGCGATTTCATCTATTATAATGTTAATAATTGTATTACCACTGGGTCAACTACCTCAAATTGCTGAAGTTACAACAGATCAATTTTTGATTTTCTTATTAATTGCTTTTACAACAGGCGGTGCTGCGATATTTCTTTATTATTATGGTTTGAAAATTGTGACTGCTTCGGTTGCAACAATTTGTGAAATGGCCTTCCCGTTGACGGCGGTTATACTTGAATATTTATTGCGAGATAATATTCTTGATCCGGTGCAATGGATTGGCGTGGCGATTCTACTTTATAGTATTTTCAAGGTAACAAGAATGAGTCAGGAAAGAATTAAAGGAAGTTCAATTAAAAAGTAA
- a CDS encoding transporter — translation MKGYLDQIFISLLFITLVSNAGHPLRTEDGFSLGINSFEIEIVSEFFNYSDNSEISLPISFGYGITSSTDILVGFSYHKYWDDRNNFSSFNDILIELKQMIFTEDVRFGIKPFISIPSGDEAKGFGKGKLNFGMMILLTKEWEKFHIHTQLGYHRNNNVVNENENLWEYSIALEKLFSERFSGLFEFGIARSCCPDYIEPPKFISLGASYLLEENLVVSMGILKGIHSVDQHLGLTGGITITF, via the coding sequence ATGAAAGGTTATCTTGATCAAATATTTATTTCACTATTGTTCATCACTTTAGTCTCTAATGCGGGACATCCTCTCAGAACAGAAGACGGCTTTTCTTTAGGAATAAATTCATTCGAAATAGAAATTGTATCCGAATTTTTCAATTATTCAGATAACTCAGAAATATCTTTACCTATCAGTTTTGGCTATGGAATTACGAGCAGTACAGATATTCTTGTTGGCTTTTCATATCACAAATATTGGGATGATAGAAATAACTTTAGCAGTTTTAACGACATCCTGATAGAACTCAAACAAATGATTTTTACGGAAGATGTTCGTTTCGGAATAAAACCATTTATTAGTATACCCTCCGGAGACGAAGCAAAGGGATTCGGTAAAGGAAAACTAAACTTCGGAATGATGATTCTCCTTACAAAAGAATGGGAAAAATTTCACATCCATACCCAACTCGGTTATCATAGAAATAATAATGTTGTAAACGAAAATGAAAATTTGTGGGAGTATTCAATCGCTTTGGAGAAATTATTTTCTGAAAGATTTTCCGGATTATTTGAATTTGGAATAGCTAGAAGTTGTTGCCCGGATTATATAGAACCACCGAAGTTTATCAGTTTAGGGGCGTCTTATTTACTCGAAGAAAATCTTGTGGTAAGCATGGGCATACTAAAGGGAATACACAGCGTTGATCAGCATCTTGGTTTAACCGGAGGTATAACAATTACTTTTTAA
- a CDS encoding FMN-binding protein: MIKILLLLNFIVILTFANDIRNHTEESIEKLFGGDVEYEMIKFHIPADLKSSIENEVKQKFFADEIYIWKIKQGNNLKGYALLDNVYGKSMPITFLVIFDKELKIANSSIVKYREPYGGAVGNESWNAQFKGKNGNSNYNVGSDISAISGATISVHSVSKGVRKLALLLPKITDRIK, from the coding sequence ATGATAAAAATATTATTACTATTAAACTTTATAGTTATTCTAACCTTTGCAAATGATATCCGTAATCATACCGAAGAATCAATTGAAAAATTATTTGGTGGGGATGTGGAATACGAGATGATAAAGTTCCACATCCCGGCTGATTTGAAATCTTCGATTGAAAACGAGGTAAAGCAAAAGTTCTTTGCCGACGAAATTTATATCTGGAAGATTAAGCAAGGTAATAATTTAAAAGGTTATGCCTTGCTTGATAATGTTTACGGAAAATCTATGCCGATAACATTTCTGGTCATCTTCGATAAAGAACTAAAAATAGCAAACAGTTCTATTGTTAAATACCGTGAACCTTATGGAGGTGCTGTCGGAAACGAATCTTGGAATGCTCAATTCAAAGGTAAAAATGGTAATTCAAATTATAATGTAGGAAGTGATATAAGTGCGATAAGTGGGGCAACTATTTCGGTTCATTCGGTAAGTAAAGGCGTTAGAAAATTGGCATTGCTTTTACCAAAGATCACGGATAGGATAAAATGA
- a CDS encoding NUDIX hydrolase: MTKNIKWLDWARRIQAISQTGLEFAHNEYDVERNRKLEKIAAEIISEHSKLNETELIEIFLDQKGYATPKVDVRTAIIKEEKLLLVKEASDGKWAMPGGWADVGDIPSQAAIREAKEESGFDVAIIKVLGVYDANRKSGGLELFHAVKIVYLCKIIDGEATPSFETPEVKFFSINELPQLSENRTNIKHIDHIIAHLKDPNRPTDFD; encoded by the coding sequence ATGACTAAAAATATTAAGTGGCTTGATTGGGCGCGAAGAATACAAGCAATCAGCCAAACCGGTTTGGAATTTGCACATAATGAATATGATGTGGAGAGAAACAGGAAGTTAGAAAAAATTGCAGCAGAAATTATTTCGGAACATTCAAAACTAAATGAAACAGAGCTTATAGAAATATTTTTAGATCAAAAAGGTTACGCAACGCCTAAGGTCGATGTTAGAACAGCAATTATTAAAGAAGAAAAATTACTATTAGTAAAAGAAGCAAGTGACGGCAAATGGGCAATGCCCGGCGGTTGGGCTGATGTCGGTGATATTCCATCACAAGCCGCAATTCGTGAAGCTAAAGAGGAAAGTGGATTTGATGTTGCAATAATAAAAGTACTAGGCGTTTATGATGCTAATAGAAAATCCGGTGGCTTGGAATTATTCCATGCGGTAAAAATTGTTTATCTCTGTAAAATAATTGACGGTGAAGCAACTCCAAGTTTTGAAACTCCGGAGGTAAAATTTTTCTCAATCAATGAACTTCCTCAACTTTCCGAAAATCGAACAAATATTAAACACATTGATCACATCATTGCGCATTTGAAGGACCCGAATAGACCCACCGATTTTGATTAA
- the msrB gene encoding peptide-methionine (R)-S-oxide reductase MsrB — translation MKEKLNKSEAEWQNELTPEQFRILRQKGTERAFTGEYYKNEESGIYLCAGCGQELFSSETKYESGSGWPSYWKPVNQNVVELHEDKAFGMTRTEVTCSKCGGHLGHVFPDGPKPTGLRYCINSASLKFHKSK, via the coding sequence ATGAAAGAAAAACTAAATAAATCCGAAGCTGAATGGCAAAACGAATTAACACCCGAGCAATTTAGAATTCTTCGCCAAAAAGGTACTGAACGAGCATTTACCGGAGAGTATTACAAGAATGAAGAATCTGGTATTTATCTCTGCGCTGGATGCGGACAAGAATTATTCAGCTCTGAAACTAAATATGAATCCGGCAGCGGTTGGCCAAGTTATTGGAAACCGGTTAATCAAAATGTTGTTGAGCTTCATGAAGATAAAGCTTTTGGAATGACTAGAACGGAAGTGACTTGCTCAAAATGTGGTGGTCATCTTGGTCATGTTTTTCCGGATGGTCCTAAACCAACCGGATTAAGATATTGCATCAACTCAGCCTCTCTAAAATTTCATAAATCAAAGTAA
- a CDS encoding SPOR domain-containing protein, with the protein MIRRILPFLILFSIVYAQTSPAKKWVIIQDLQDRIVYLDTSAIKTYDNQLSVWGLSIFRTPQRVTPFTEEVLQIKSNLLFNNVTKTYSVIGTLYYDKSNRIIGESAPPRITGGEDSFEYPIQPGSSIESLYQKAFTYKTTGKLEVESSEYLANTDFSKENQRTAPQSQPTSSDTTIQPSGPIIISPEQNIALIDEANKKTIEKRDSLAAANRELREKKLEETKMNESMKPAVNPPSNKSDLSNINLDAKKPSKSKTKYDETSDANVRGNIWSDGIKYVIQLSSWREKNIAEKLVEDKQKDGHEAFLMQVDLPGRGTWYRVRVGYFDTLEEAQNYKRNNNL; encoded by the coding sequence ATGATAAGAAGAATATTACCGTTTTTAATTTTATTCTCGATAGTATATGCACAAACATCTCCCGCTAAAAAGTGGGTTATCATTCAAGATCTGCAGGATAGAATAGTCTATTTGGATACTTCCGCAATTAAAACTTATGATAATCAACTATCGGTTTGGGGACTCTCAATTTTTAGAACTCCACAACGAGTTACTCCTTTTACTGAAGAAGTTTTACAGATTAAAAGCAATTTGCTGTTTAACAATGTCACGAAAACTTATTCGGTTATAGGAACACTTTATTATGATAAAAGTAACAGAATAATTGGCGAATCTGCACCACCAAGAATAACAGGCGGCGAAGATAGCTTTGAATATCCTATTCAACCGGGGTCTTCTATTGAATCATTGTATCAAAAAGCATTCACTTATAAAACAACTGGAAAATTGGAAGTAGAGTCAAGTGAATACTTAGCGAACACAGATTTTTCAAAAGAGAATCAGAGAACTGCTCCACAAAGTCAACCCACATCTTCCGATACAACAATTCAACCATCCGGACCGATTATAATTTCTCCCGAACAAAATATAGCGTTAATTGATGAAGCAAATAAGAAGACAATAGAAAAACGTGATTCATTAGCTGCGGCAAATCGAGAATTAAGAGAAAAGAAACTTGAAGAAACAAAAATGAATGAATCGATGAAACCAGCAGTAAACCCACCTTCAAATAAATCCGATCTGAGTAATATTAATTTGGATGCTAAAAAGCCTTCAAAATCAAAAACAAAGTACGATGAAACTTCGGATGCAAATGTTAGAGGAAATATTTGGAGTGATGGAATTAAATATGTTATCCAATTATCATCATGGCGAGAAAAGAATATTGCAGAAAAACTTGTAGAAGATAAGCAAAAAGACGGGCATGAGGCATTCTTAATGCAAGTTGATCTTCCCGGAAGAGGTACATGGTACAGAGTTAGAGTCGGTTATTTTGATACACTTGAAGAAGCTCAAAATTATAAACGAAATAATAATTTGTAA